In candidate division KSB1 bacterium, the following proteins share a genomic window:
- a CDS encoding sigma-54 dependent transcriptional regulator, with amino-acid sequence MKVLLVEDEKVSRIALGEALKKAGYEVVTCDSGHEGLEWLEEDHFEAVITDLRLPDLSGMEILKAAKQKNKDCAVIVVTAYGTVESAVDALKLGAYDYLTKPFSTDKLLAMLKNIHQLHELLRENIQLKKWMTSYQEREIIGNSAAIRRVVDILRSVAATDYTVLIQGESGTGKELAARFLHRASERRQGPFVALNCAALPEGLLESELFGYEKGAFTGALRRHIGYIERSRGGTLFIDDVDDLPLRLQVKLLRVLQEREIQRLGGEHPVPIDFRLVCASKANLAQLVASGSFREDLYYRLNIITVIMPPLRDHREDIPILFDHFVKRYGQGKADFALSRAQLEQLMAYDWPGNVREFENIVQRMLALPPGVNLLELGNTFLPGVAESQSAASVSPSAEELPALADFVRAQEYELISKAMRLAQNNVSRAARLLKVPRTTLQCKLDKMRRPRRQGLR; translated from the coding sequence ATGAAGGTTCTGCTCGTGGAAGACGAGAAGGTGTCGCGCATTGCCCTCGGCGAGGCGCTGAAGAAGGCCGGCTACGAAGTGGTCACTTGCGACAGTGGCCATGAAGGTTTGGAATGGCTCGAAGAGGACCATTTCGAGGCGGTCATCACCGACCTGCGTCTACCGGACCTGAGCGGCATGGAGATCCTGAAAGCGGCAAAGCAGAAGAACAAGGACTGCGCGGTGATTGTCGTCACCGCCTACGGCACGGTGGAAAGCGCTGTGGATGCGTTGAAGCTCGGCGCCTACGACTACTTGACCAAGCCTTTTTCCACGGACAAGCTCCTGGCGATGCTCAAGAACATCCACCAGCTGCACGAGCTCCTGCGCGAGAACATCCAACTCAAGAAATGGATGACCAGCTACCAGGAGCGAGAGATCATTGGCAACTCTGCTGCAATCCGTAGGGTGGTGGACATCTTGCGGTCGGTGGCCGCCACCGACTACACAGTGCTCATCCAAGGAGAGAGCGGCACGGGCAAAGAGCTGGCAGCCCGCTTTTTGCACCGGGCAAGCGAAAGACGACAAGGCCCCTTCGTTGCGCTCAACTGCGCTGCCTTGCCGGAGGGTCTGTTAGAAAGCGAGCTTTTTGGCTACGAGAAAGGTGCTTTCACCGGGGCCCTGCGTCGCCATATCGGCTACATCGAGCGATCCCGCGGGGGCACCCTGTTCATCGACGACGTGGACGATCTGCCGCTTCGTCTGCAGGTCAAGTTGTTGCGCGTGCTGCAAGAGAGGGAAATCCAGCGCCTCGGCGGGGAGCACCCTGTTCCCATTGACTTTCGCCTGGTCTGCGCAAGCAAGGCGAACTTGGCGCAGCTCGTCGCCTCCGGATCCTTTCGCGAGGATCTCTACTACCGGCTGAACATCATCACGGTCATCATGCCGCCCCTGCGTGACCACCGCGAGGATATTCCGATCTTGTTTGACCACTTCGTCAAGCGCTACGGCCAGGGCAAAGCGGACTTTGCCCTCTCGCGCGCGCAGTTGGAACAACTGATGGCCTACGACTGGCCGGGCAACGTGCGCGAATTCGAGAACATCGTGCAGCGGATGTTGGCTCTGCCGCCGGGGGTGAATTTGCTGGAGCTCGGCAACACTTTTCTTCCCGGAGTAGCGGAAAGCCAGAGCGCCGCATCAGTCTCGCCATCGGCCGAGGAACTTCCGGCGCTTGCGGATTTTGTCAGGGCGCAAGAGTACGAACTCATCTCCAAAGCCATGCGTCTTGCGCAGAACAACGTCAGTCGCGCGGCGCGCCTGCTCAAGGTCCCACGCACCACACTGCAGTGCAAGCTGGACAAAATGCGCCGGCCCAGGCGACAAGGCCTCCGGTGA
- a CDS encoding ATP-binding protein, with amino-acid sequence MRPTKSLKKRILLFLGGLTSILMMVVFISVLLRWKTLILDAHRQRALAVAQTFSASLLDALIYQESRPMRDEEFLANHIHRFLSMNPDIKSLVLYDQRGTPIFRSRLGSGALSEETLRQLSEVKEPLVHIYRSKELGWILETTLLLRIHTRQWGWMRMAFDAEPVRQQLKLLFFLLYGLGAGFAVVLLVATYLIVDRLTQSLRRLVSEMQRLDLEHIEPSNLRPGDDEVGLLVETFEMLKSRLVHSRKQLLDAQRQVYQAEKLASIGRLAAGVAHEINNPLHGLKSCLFAMQREPGNVTEVTKYLSLADEAVDRISKVVEKLLSFSRQGAQQRTEMNLNEVIEEVLALISYRLDKGGISVIKELDPSLPSIHADPQLIGQVVMNMLINSFDSIQDGGEIRISTHRADGQNLCMVIADTGCGIAEEHLDKIFDPFFTTKQEGQGTGLGLSVSLGIVEAHGGTISVQSKVGVGTTFQVTLPIGGGA; translated from the coding sequence ATGAGGCCGACAAAGAGCCTCAAGAAGCGCATCCTCCTCTTCCTCGGTGGACTGACGTCCATCTTGATGATGGTCGTCTTCATCAGCGTTCTGCTGCGCTGGAAGACGTTGATCCTGGATGCCCATCGGCAAAGAGCCTTGGCGGTGGCCCAGACGTTCTCAGCCTCCCTGCTGGATGCCCTCATCTACCAAGAGAGCAGGCCGATGCGCGATGAGGAGTTTTTGGCCAACCATATCCACAGATTCCTGTCCATGAATCCTGACATCAAGAGCCTTGTCCTCTACGACCAGCGCGGGACGCCCATCTTCCGCAGCAGACTGGGGAGCGGCGCCTTGTCTGAGGAAACGCTGCGCCAGCTGTCTGAGGTCAAAGAGCCCCTGGTGCACATCTATCGTTCCAAAGAGCTCGGCTGGATTCTTGAGACCACCCTCCTGCTCCGCATTCACACCAGGCAATGGGGATGGATGAGGATGGCGTTCGATGCAGAGCCAGTCCGACAGCAGCTGAAGCTGCTCTTCTTTCTCCTTTATGGCCTCGGTGCAGGTTTCGCCGTCGTACTTTTGGTTGCCACCTACCTGATCGTCGACCGCCTCACCCAATCGCTGCGCCGCCTGGTGAGCGAAATGCAGAGACTGGACCTGGAGCACATCGAGCCCAGCAACCTGCGGCCAGGAGATGACGAGGTGGGGCTGCTGGTGGAGACTTTCGAGATGTTAAAGAGCCGGCTAGTCCACTCCCGCAAGCAGCTCTTGGACGCGCAGAGGCAAGTCTATCAAGCCGAAAAGCTCGCCTCCATAGGCCGTTTGGCCGCTGGGGTGGCGCATGAGATAAATAACCCACTGCACGGCCTGAAGAGCTGCTTGTTTGCCATGCAGAGGGAGCCGGGCAACGTCACCGAAGTCACGAAGTACCTCTCCCTTGCCGATGAAGCCGTCGACCGCATTTCCAAGGTGGTGGAGAAGTTGCTGAGCTTCTCACGCCAGGGGGCGCAGCAACGCACGGAAATGAACCTGAATGAAGTCATCGAGGAGGTGCTCGCTCTGATCTCGTACCGCCTCGACAAAGGGGGCATCTCCGTCATTAAGGAACTGGATCCCTCCTTGCCGAGCATCCATGCCGACCCGCAGCTTATCGGCCAAGTGGTGATGAACATGCTCATCAACAGCTTCGACAGCATCCAGGATGGCGGCGAGATCCGCATCAGCACACACCGAGCCGACGGGCAGAACCTCTGCATGGTCATCGCCGACACCGGTTGTGGCATCGCAGAGGAACATCTCGACAAGATATTCGACCCCTTCTTCACCACCAAGCAGGAAGGCCAAGGAACGGGCCTGGGGTTATCGGTCAGCTTGGGCATTGTGGAGGCACACGGCGGCACTATCAGCGTGCAGAGCAAGGTAGGGGTAGGCACCACGTTTCAGGTTACGCTTCCCATTGGAGGTGGCGCATGA
- a CDS encoding ParB N-terminal domain-containing protein, whose translation MDIGEDIPRRLVSVSLAEVDLEDLWYQVSYGPAPPALAASLRAVGLINPPTLQRRQDGRWRVVAGFRRCALLKEQGATTISAWCVEEAAPGLVLFLWALCDNLGVRALNVVECAVALLKLRMQFNVPEAELSSRYMPLLNLRASRTLLQRYLSLAALPEPMRQGLAEDRLSQEVALRLVGMSQADASALFAVISQLRLGKNYQRDLVRLAEDVARRESISIQEVLSSPEVQGLLGKTDWSPGQKTEKVLAWMRRRRFPRLAEAERRCHELMRRLRLPGNVRLSSPANFEGAEWQCQVRFGSSEELQAAAQRLQQIGESPTLREMLLLP comes from the coding sequence ATGGATATCGGAGAGGACATCCCCCGGCGATTGGTGAGCGTCAGCCTCGCGGAGGTCGACCTTGAGGACCTGTGGTACCAGGTCAGCTATGGGCCGGCGCCCCCCGCTTTGGCGGCATCCCTGCGCGCGGTGGGTCTGATCAATCCGCCGACCTTGCAGAGGCGGCAGGACGGCCGTTGGCGCGTGGTCGCAGGTTTCCGGCGGTGCGCCCTGCTCAAGGAGCAGGGGGCAACAACCATCTCTGCCTGGTGTGTGGAAGAAGCCGCCCCTGGGCTCGTGCTTTTCCTGTGGGCCTTGTGCGACAACCTTGGCGTCCGCGCCCTGAACGTCGTCGAGTGCGCCGTCGCGCTCCTGAAGCTGCGCATGCAGTTCAACGTGCCCGAGGCGGAGCTCAGCAGCCGCTACATGCCGCTCCTCAACCTGAGGGCGAGCCGCACGCTGTTGCAGCGCTATCTCTCTTTGGCCGCATTGCCCGAGCCGATGCGGCAGGGGCTGGCCGAGGACCGTCTCTCCCAGGAGGTGGCCCTCCGCCTCGTGGGAATGAGCCAGGCCGACGCATCGGCGCTGTTCGCGGTGATTTCGCAGCTGCGCCTGGGGAAAAACTATCAGCGCGACCTTGTCCGCCTGGCTGAGGATGTGGCGCGTAGGGAGTCGATTTCCATCCAGGAGGTGCTGTCCTCGCCGGAGGTGCAGGGGCTCTTGGGAAAGACCGACTGGAGCCCAGGGCAGAAGACGGAGAAGGTGCTGGCCTGGATGCGCCGACGGCGCTTTCCGCGTTTGGCGGAAGCAGAACGACGCTGCCATGAGCTGATGCGCAGGCTTCGCCTGCCCGGCAATGTACGCCTTTCTTCGCCAGCCAATTTCGAGGGCGCCGAATGGCAGTGCCAGGTGCGATTCGGCAGCAGTGAGGAGCTGCAGGCAGCGGCGCAGCGACTTCAGCAAATCGGCGAAAGCCCCACGCTGCGAGAAATGCTGCTTTTGCCTTGA
- a CDS encoding PhnD/SsuA/transferrin family substrate-binding protein, translating to MKRKFAYLAVSICLFVAISLGLYAVVMDIGTRTAPRHAGAPRQSITKRDTIRVGVVSRFAPNLIYQGYQPIVDYLNEVTPYHFVLKLGGSYEETIQQLARGEVHLAFVGTFVYLKARHKYPIRCLLSPLNSRYEPYFRSVLVTLADSPIRRVADLAGKSLALPSPMSFSANWLLRVELPKHGLHPTDLAAVRHFDFHHTVIYEILSGRVDAGVVKDRVAEEFFGKGIRVVASSPPIPGSPLIVRNDLDSTLVLAIQEALLRVDTRKTEYRQLMRDWDPEFTHGFTRAQEAAYDGAEHALPSGEDEP from the coding sequence ATGAAGCGCAAATTTGCCTATCTGGCGGTGAGCATCTGCCTGTTCGTGGCCATCTCTCTTGGCCTCTACGCGGTGGTGATGGACATTGGCACGCGGACCGCGCCGCGACACGCCGGTGCGCCGCGGCAGAGCATCACCAAACGAGACACTATCCGCGTCGGGGTAGTCTCGCGTTTTGCGCCCAATCTCATCTATCAGGGCTACCAGCCCATCGTGGACTATCTCAACGAGGTCACCCCCTACCATTTCGTCTTGAAGCTGGGCGGCTCCTACGAGGAGACTATCCAGCAGCTGGCCCGCGGTGAGGTGCATCTGGCGTTTGTCGGCACCTTTGTCTACCTCAAGGCCAGGCACAAGTACCCGATTCGGTGCCTGCTCAGCCCTCTGAATAGCCGCTATGAGCCCTATTTCCGTTCCGTCCTCGTCACCCTTGCCGACAGCCCCATCCGGCGCGTCGCCGACCTGGCTGGCAAGAGCTTAGCTTTGCCTTCGCCCATGTCTTTCTCCGCTAATTGGCTGTTGCGCGTCGAACTGCCCAAGCACGGCCTGCACCCTACTGACCTTGCGGCAGTGCGCCATTTCGACTTCCACCACACGGTCATTTACGAGATTCTCAGTGGCAGGGTCGACGCAGGGGTGGTCAAGGATCGCGTCGCGGAGGAGTTCTTCGGCAAAGGCATCCGGGTGGTCGCCTCCTCTCCGCCGATACCGGGCTCGCCGCTCATCGTGAGAAACGACCTCGATTCCACCCTTGTCCTGGCGATCCAAGAGGCGCTCCTTAGGGTGGATACGCGCAAAACTGAATATCGGCAACTAATGCGGGATTGGGACCCTGAGTTCACCCATGGCTTCACCAGAGCGCAAGAGGCTGCTTACGACGGGGCCGAACATGCGCTCCCTTCCGGTGAGGACGAACCATGA
- a CDS encoding 3-isopropylmalate dehydratase large subunit — protein sequence MGKTFAEKVLGHKAGKEVVAGEIVEVTPDVAMSHDNTAAIAKTFYSIGVDKVFNPDMHVVILDHCVPAANEKFALNHKEVREFVARQGIKHFYDIHRGICHQVLPEEGFALPGEVIVGSDSHSTTYGAFGAFATGIGRSEMAVIFATGKIWLRVPETMRIVVTGELPEGISAKDVMLHIIGKLTADGALYKAVEFTGPAVRQMSMASRMVLTNMAVEMGAKIGYVEPDDKTMVWLQGRARRPFQAVTSDPDALIEEEHLLDVSNLEPMVACPHTVDNVKPVSEVKGVKVDQVFFGSCTNGRLEDFAEVVSVLRGRHIHPSTRMIVIPASQQVLKEALAAGYIAALVEAGAVIVNPGCGPCMGNHEGILAPAEVTLSTSNRNFKGRFGCKEAEIYLASPRTAAATALTGTITDFREVV from the coding sequence ATGGGCAAGACTTTCGCGGAAAAAGTCCTGGGGCACAAAGCAGGCAAAGAAGTGGTAGCAGGCGAAATCGTGGAGGTCACCCCCGATGTGGCCATGAGCCACGACAACACCGCTGCCATCGCCAAGACCTTCTACAGCATCGGCGTGGACAAGGTCTTCAACCCCGACATGCACGTGGTCATCCTCGACCATTGCGTACCCGCTGCTAATGAAAAGTTCGCGCTGAACCACAAGGAGGTGCGCGAGTTCGTAGCCAGGCAGGGGATCAAGCACTTTTACGACATCCATCGCGGCATTTGCCACCAGGTGCTGCCGGAAGAGGGCTTCGCCCTGCCTGGGGAAGTCATCGTGGGCAGCGATTCGCACTCGACCACTTACGGCGCGTTCGGCGCCTTCGCCACGGGCATCGGCCGCAGCGAGATGGCGGTCATCTTCGCCACCGGCAAGATCTGGCTGCGGGTGCCGGAGACCATGCGCATCGTGGTCACCGGGGAGCTTCCCGAGGGCATCTCCGCCAAGGATGTGATGCTGCACATCATCGGCAAACTGACGGCAGACGGTGCGCTGTACAAGGCAGTGGAGTTCACCGGCCCCGCCGTCCGACAAATGAGCATGGCCAGCCGCATGGTTCTCACCAACATGGCCGTGGAAATGGGCGCAAAGATCGGCTATGTCGAACCCGACGACAAGACCATGGTATGGCTCCAAGGCAGGGCTCGCCGCCCGTTTCAGGCGGTTACTTCGGATCCGGACGCGCTCATCGAGGAAGAACACCTGTTAGACGTCAGCAACCTCGAACCGATGGTTGCCTGCCCCCACACAGTGGACAACGTCAAACCGGTCAGCGAGGTGAAGGGTGTCAAGGTTGATCAGGTCTTTTTTGGCTCGTGCACCAATGGGCGCCTGGAGGACTTTGCCGAGGTGGTGAGTGTGCTGCGGGGCAGGCACATTCACCCAAGCACGCGCATGATAGTGATTCCTGCCTCACAGCAGGTGCTGAAAGAGGCACTGGCGGCCGGCTACATCGCCGCGCTGGTGGAGGCTGGGGCGGTGATTGTCAACCCTGGCTGCGGGCCATGCATGGGGAATCACGAGGGAATCCTGGCCCCGGCGGAGGTGACGCTGAGCACCTCCAACCGCAACTTCAAGGGACGCTTTGGCTGCAAAGAGGCGGAAATCTACCTCGCCAGCCCCCGCACTGCGGCGGCCACGGCCCTCACCGGCACCATTACCGATTTCCGCGAAGTGGTCTGA
- a CDS encoding CYTH domain-containing protein: protein MGREIERKFLVKGPFKHLAEKKTRIVQGYLSSVPERTVRVRIKGDKGYLTIKGIGGASGASRFEWEQEIPVDVAEDLLKICEPGVIDKCRYEVKVGGKKFEVDEFYGDNEGLILAEVELESEEERFEKPDWLGEEVTGDVRYYNAMLMKNPYKNWAKTGER, encoded by the coding sequence ATGGGCCGAGAGATTGAGCGCAAATTCCTGGTGAAAGGTCCCTTCAAGCACCTTGCGGAAAAGAAGACCCGCATTGTGCAGGGGTACCTCTCTTCGGTGCCAGAAAGGACGGTGCGCGTGCGCATCAAAGGCGACAAAGGGTACCTGACCATTAAAGGCATCGGTGGCGCCTCCGGAGCCAGCCGCTTCGAGTGGGAGCAAGAGATACCCGTCGACGTCGCCGAGGACCTCCTGAAGATCTGCGAACCCGGGGTCATCGACAAGTGCCGCTACGAGGTCAAGGTCGGGGGGAAGAAGTTTGAAGTCGACGAATTCTATGGCGACAACGAGGGCCTCATCCTGGCCGAAGTGGAGCTGGAATCCGAAGAGGAGAGGTTCGAGAAGCCCGACTGGTTAGGGGAAGAGGTGACCGGGGACGTACGTTACTACAATGCCATGCTCATGAAGAACCCCTACAAGAACTGGGCAAAAACTGGTGAGCGATGA
- a CDS encoding DUF3098 domain-containing protein produces the protein MRKEAKRQKTGRRDAWSRRQGIALGKTNYLLAALGLIVIVIGYVCLAQPPVNGFLTLTVAPILLVAGYCVIMPLAILWRGKDRGERRSEQPGTTSSQG, from the coding sequence ATGCGCAAAGAAGCGAAACGACAGAAGACCGGCCGGCGCGACGCGTGGAGCAGGCGTCAAGGGATCGCCCTCGGCAAGACAAACTATCTCCTTGCCGCCTTGGGGTTGATAGTGATTGTCATCGGTTATGTCTGTCTTGCCCAGCCGCCGGTTAACGGCTTTCTCACCCTCACGGTGGCCCCCATCCTCCTGGTTGCCGGCTATTGTGTCATTATGCCTCTTGCGATTCTCTGGAGGGGCAAGGACCGGGGGGAGCGGCGCAGCGAGCAGCCGGGCACTACCTCGTCGCAGGGGTAG
- a CDS encoding 3-isopropylmalate dehydratase small subunit: MSIIRGRAWKYGDDVNTDVIFPGKYTYTVTDPKEMARVAMEDLDPRFAREVQPGDVVVGGKNFGCGSSREQAAFCLKYTGVGAVIAKSFSRLYFRNCINAGLPAIQCPEAVAAIEDGQRVEVDLKAGLVRVGSASFAFPPLPPEVIGIFEAGGLIPFTRKRLGLG; encoded by the coding sequence ATGAGCATAATTCGAGGAAGAGCCTGGAAGTACGGTGACGACGTCAACACCGACGTTATCTTCCCCGGCAAATACACCTACACGGTGACCGACCCCAAGGAGATGGCCAGGGTGGCCATGGAAGACCTCGACCCACGCTTTGCGCGCGAAGTCCAGCCAGGCGACGTGGTGGTGGGAGGAAAGAATTTCGGGTGCGGCAGTTCCCGCGAGCAGGCCGCCTTTTGCCTCAAGTACACCGGCGTGGGCGCGGTTATCGCCAAATCGTTCTCCCGGCTCTATTTCCGCAACTGCATCAACGCCGGCCTGCCGGCCATTCAGTGCCCGGAAGCAGTGGCTGCTATCGAGGACGGGCAGCGCGTGGAGGTGGATCTCAAGGCTGGCCTGGTGCGCGTAGGGAGCGCATCGTTCGCCTTTCCGCCGCTCCCGCCAGAGGTCATCGGCATCTTCGAGGCCGGAGGCCTCATCCCGTTCACGCGCAAACGGCTGGGCCTGGGGTAG
- a CDS encoding amino acid carrier protein → MTAFLEELLRTSQMLADFMWGNWMILLLVGTGVLLTVVTRGIQVRKFFLSLKFAFSGASKKSDVHSKQGDISPFAALMTALAATVGNGNIAGVATAIATGGPGAPFWMWMSALFGMATKYAEGFLGVKYRKVAEDGSMAGGPMYYCRYGIKWKPLARVLGMVFAVCGAFTALFGTGNMMQSNSMALAFKTQFHVPTMVSAVTITVLVGLVIIGGIKRIGAVAERLVPTMILFYLGGAAVILISRATALDDAFVLIFRSAFSLQAAGGALVGTTVQKAISLGVRRGVLSNEAGLGSAAIAQAAAKSPDPTYNGLVAMTGVFIDTLLVNTITTLTIVVTGLWMLTPAAGVELLREGTRLAPEAVATLPAAAQQLAARIGYDLTNGGLSSTALTTMAFNSVIPFGGWIVAIGSFVFGYTTLIGWAYYGEQCIEYIWGVKSKMPYRLVYITLLFFGALMTGKYLNIVWYVGDTANAIMAFPNLVGLLLLSGVVARVTRYHFLEQM, encoded by the coding sequence ATGACAGCCTTTCTCGAGGAGCTTTTGCGCACTTCGCAGATGCTGGCGGATTTTATGTGGGGCAACTGGATGATCCTCCTCTTGGTGGGGACCGGCGTGCTGCTCACCGTAGTGACGCGCGGCATTCAGGTGCGCAAGTTCTTCTTGTCCCTGAAATTCGCCTTCAGCGGCGCTTCCAAGAAGAGCGACGTCCACTCCAAGCAGGGTGACATTTCGCCGTTCGCGGCGCTGATGACCGCGCTTGCCGCCACCGTGGGCAACGGCAACATTGCCGGCGTGGCTACGGCAATCGCCACCGGCGGACCTGGCGCGCCGTTTTGGATGTGGATGTCCGCCCTGTTCGGCATGGCCACCAAGTACGCAGAAGGCTTCTTAGGGGTGAAATATCGCAAGGTGGCCGAAGATGGCTCCATGGCAGGCGGCCCCATGTACTACTGCCGCTACGGCATCAAGTGGAAGCCGCTGGCGCGCGTGTTAGGGATGGTCTTTGCGGTCTGTGGTGCCTTCACTGCCCTATTCGGCACCGGCAACATGATGCAGTCCAACTCCATGGCGCTGGCGTTCAAGACGCAATTCCACGTGCCGACCATGGTGAGTGCGGTGACCATTACCGTGCTGGTGGGGTTGGTCATCATTGGCGGCATCAAGCGCATTGGGGCGGTTGCTGAGCGCCTGGTGCCGACCATGATTCTCTTCTACCTGGGCGGTGCGGCAGTCATCCTCATCAGCAGAGCAACAGCCCTCGACGATGCCTTCGTGCTCATCTTTCGCTCCGCTTTCTCCCTGCAGGCAGCAGGCGGTGCGTTGGTCGGCACGACGGTGCAGAAGGCTATCAGCCTCGGTGTGCGCCGCGGGGTGCTGTCCAACGAGGCGGGCCTGGGCTCGGCAGCCATAGCCCAGGCCGCGGCCAAGTCACCGGACCCCACGTACAACGGCCTGGTGGCGATGACGGGCGTGTTCATCGACACCCTGCTCGTGAACACCATCACGACGCTCACCATCGTGGTCACCGGCCTGTGGATGCTCACCCCTGCCGCAGGTGTGGAGCTCCTGCGGGAAGGCACGCGCCTGGCTCCAGAGGCTGTGGCCACGCTTCCGGCGGCCGCCCAGCAACTTGCGGCACGCATAGGCTATGACCTGACCAATGGCGGGTTGTCCAGCACAGCGCTGACCACGATGGCCTTCAATTCGGTCATCCCATTCGGGGGCTGGATTGTGGCCATCGGCTCTTTTGTCTTCGGCTACACCACGCTGATCGGCTGGGCCTACTACGGCGAGCAGTGCATCGAGTACATCTGGGGCGTGAAGTCGAAGATGCCCTACCGCCTGGTGTACATCACTCTGCTCTTCTTCGGCGCCCTGATGACCGGCAAGTACTTGAACATCGTGTGGTACGTGGGCGACACCGCCAATGCCATCATGGCCTTTCCCAATCTCGTCGGGCTCTTGCTGCTCTCGGGTGTGGTGGCACGGGTGACCAGGTACCACTTCTTGGAGCAGATGTAG
- a CDS encoding DNA photolyase, whose translation MGHRLFFPQKVFIECSVAEEPLTKRLLDRLPEAQHILLPEERSPLLELTQEEAAHSLLLARQRGHFAKPCPGTKGYICCGYWNLNVAMGCNIGCHYCILRGYLSSPVPTIYTNTADMWQELDQLLRRRWPAVVRIGTGELADSLAFDHLSELNRGLVCYFADKRRALFELKTKTDTIEPLLGIEHGRRTVLSWSLNTARMVEAHEPNSAPLARRLEAARKAQDAGYRLGFHFDPLIWHEGWKEEYAAVVHRLFSFARPENIAWISLGALRYPAHLDELIRERHGQSDLPLGELLPGKDGKLRYFRAIREEMFRWLYQRIRLHAPHVAVYLCMESDEVWRRSFGWSPGDSAGLARLLDERVHLP comes from the coding sequence GTGGGCCACCGCCTATTTTTTCCTCAAAAGGTGTTCATCGAATGCTCGGTGGCCGAGGAGCCGCTGACCAAACGCCTGCTCGATCGGCTGCCGGAGGCGCAACACATCCTTCTGCCGGAGGAGAGAAGCCCGCTTCTCGAGTTGACCCAGGAGGAGGCTGCCCATAGCCTCCTCCTTGCGCGACAGCGAGGTCACTTCGCCAAGCCGTGTCCCGGCACCAAGGGCTACATCTGCTGCGGCTATTGGAACCTCAATGTTGCCATGGGGTGCAACATCGGCTGCCACTATTGCATCCTGCGGGGATACCTGAGCAGCCCGGTGCCGACCATCTACACCAACACTGCGGACATGTGGCAGGAGCTGGACCAGCTCCTTAGGCGGCGCTGGCCGGCGGTGGTGCGCATCGGCACGGGTGAACTGGCCGACAGCCTTGCCTTTGACCACCTCAGCGAACTGAACCGGGGGCTGGTCTGCTACTTTGCGGACAAGAGGCGCGCCCTGTTCGAGTTGAAGACCAAGACTGACACGATTGAGCCCCTGTTGGGCATTGAGCATGGCAGGCGCACGGTGCTTTCGTGGTCCTTGAACACCGCCCGCATGGTGGAGGCCCACGAGCCGAACAGCGCCCCATTGGCGCGGCGCTTAGAGGCAGCCCGCAAGGCGCAAGATGCTGGGTATCGGCTGGGCTTCCATTTCGATCCTCTCATCTGGCATGAGGGGTGGAAAGAGGAGTATGCGGCGGTGGTCCATCGCCTCTTCTCTTTTGCTCGACCAGAAAACATCGCCTGGATCAGTCTGGGTGCCCTGCGCTACCCCGCTCACCTGGACGAACTGATCCGCGAGCGCCACGGGCAAAGTGATCTCCCGCTGGGGGAGCTCCTTCCGGGCAAGGATGGCAAGTTGCGCTACTTCCGCGCGATCCGGGAAGAGATGTTCCGCTGGCTCTACCAGCGCATTCGCCTGCATGCACCGCATGTGGCGGTCTACCTGTGCATGGAAAGCGACGAGGTCTGGCGCCGTTCCTTTGGATGGTCGCCCGGGGATAGCGCAGGCCTGGCCCGTCTGCTCGATGAGCGCGTCCACCTCCCTTAG
- a CDS encoding radical SAM protein: MLETKCAGPTASTLAVREIRCRAALTRSRIPGIDYALNPYVGCAHGCRYCYAEFMRGYTGHAEAWGSFVDVRINAAQQLANHVARLRPGVIGLSTVTDPYQPLERKYQLTRSCLAVLRACLFPVSILTKSPLVRRDIDVLRSLAECEVGLTVTTDDERMRRLFEPCAPPLVRRLEALAALKAAGLRTYAFVGPALPMNPQHLAKLLEGLVDEVLVDRMNYVHKVASLYRAHGLTKFLSDSYFEEVEAALSAVAKR, translated from the coding sequence GTGCTGGAGACCAAGTGCGCCGGACCGACGGCCTCGACCCTTGCCGTCAGGGAGATTCGCTGCAGGGCCGCGCTGACTCGATCGCGCATCCCAGGGATAGACTACGCCTTGAACCCCTACGTGGGCTGTGCCCACGGCTGCCGGTATTGCTATGCGGAATTCATGCGCGGCTATACCGGGCATGCCGAGGCGTGGGGGAGCTTCGTAGATGTGCGCATCAATGCGGCGCAGCAACTGGCAAACCATGTGGCACGGCTTAGGCCGGGGGTAATCGGCCTGAGCACGGTCACTGACCCGTACCAGCCCCTGGAGCGGAAGTACCAACTCACGCGTTCCTGCCTTGCGGTCCTGCGGGCGTGCCTTTTTCCCGTGTCGATCCTGACCAAGTCCCCGCTGGTGAGGCGGGATATCGATGTGCTCCGCTCCTTGGCAGAATGCGAGGTGGGGCTGACCGTTACCACGGATGACGAGCGCATGCGCCGGCTGTTCGAGCCCTGTGCGCCGCCCCTTGTGCGGCGGCTGGAGGCGCTTGCGGCGCTCAAGGCGGCCGGACTGCGCACCTATGCCTTCGTGGGGCCGGCGCTGCCGATGAATCCGCAGCATCTGGCAAAGTTGCTCGAAGGCCTCGTGGACGAGGTCCTGGTAGACAGGATGAACTATGTGCACAAGGTCGCGTCTCTCTATCGCGCCCACGGCCTGACAAAGTTCCTGTCCGATTCGTACTTTGAAGAGGTGGAGGCGGCCTTGTCGGCTGTTGCAAAGCGCTGA